One genomic segment of Bombus vancouverensis nearcticus chromosome 11, iyBomVanc1_principal, whole genome shotgun sequence includes these proteins:
- the LOC117154754 gene encoding atrial natriuretic peptide-converting enzyme isoform X1: MELISSDKGCCLAKNGRLSEISVSTVSTRRFSRAGTPSSILSSDSDIRFTRKLGGQYRCGCCVLAAFLLFLLFSGVSIYLGYTFLTSDPPGDQIFLATFRVIEGDSFVSELADPSTEAFRIRAREYRDRLNLIFRRSWLRISFLAVEILALDGSEGENLAVHFEIRFDPRYQTISTADVVEILRREIDPTTSKYLTNLTIDSQSLEVQESLTALNAQVAQQTTVSTPPPTTTPPPPRRCTSLDLSYCKHLPYNVTSYPNILGHRSLADVEEDVIAFRELVDAECYRLAYDFVCQVLQPSCVSNQPEDLLQLPCRSFCREFWSGCGSRLPDRIKRLLDCSNFPEYADQGGCRAKPGCVQALQAKALSPRICDGVIDCPDLSDEKNCAYCRDGHMHCGVGRTCIPRSKRCDGKADCANGSDEKDCLSLAPSIRSVKSQPSDTPFAAKYNSEGYVVFNEKGTIGKLCTANLNATLPGTEMETVLQTAASSLCSLLTYTGVKSVEVRIDDEEDVQYVHMEDPSATEITFVRAPCPSKEVMYVRCSELECGVQSLHAKSGSRGLNKMAEPGDWPWHVALFKEDVHVCDATLVAENWLITTASCFQGQPKAEWSARMGTVRLSSTSPWQQERRIVGMIKSPVEGSTTVLLKLDRPVTMFSDFVRPVCLPSSQDRPMNATHCNTLGWARNRDLLQRVQLKHSAMEQCENISIASVNSVCTEPAYSTDDCNEEEVAGSPMLCLQPDDRRWALTGVGSWRIACSKAGVERPRLYDKISSNIAWIKSTIE, from the exons ATGGAACTAATCTCGTCGGATAAAGGTTGTTGCCTCGCAAAGAACGGACGATTATCGGAG ATATCGGTAAGCACGGTAAGCACGAGAAGATTCAGCCGTGCAGGAACGCCGAGTTCGATCCTGTCGTCGGACAGTGACATTCGATTTACGAGGAAACTCGGTGGACAGTATCGTTGCGGATGCTGCGTGTTAGCCGCATTCTTGCTTTTCCTCCTCTTCTCTGGAGTCTCCATATATCTTGGCT ACACGTTCCTAACATCGGATCCCCCGGGTGATCAGATTTTCTTGGCGACATTCCGAGTGATCGAAGGTGATTCCTTCGTTTCGGAATTGGCAGACCCCTCCACCGAAGCCTTTCGAATACGAGCACGGGAGTATCGCGACCGACTTAATCTTATCTTCCGCCGCAGCTGGCTGAGAATCTCTTTCCTCGCTGTGGAGATACTGGCGCTCGATGG ATCCGAAGGTGAGAATTTGGCCGTACATTTCGAGATTCGATTCGATCCACGATACCAGACAATCAGCACTGCCGATGTCGTGGAAATTCTTAGACGGGAGATCGATCCTACAACCtcgaaatatttaacaaatctAACGATCGACTCGCAGAGCCTCGAAGTTCAAGAGAGCTTGACAGCTCTAAACGCTCAAGTCGCTCAACAAACGACAGTTTCGACGCCACCACCGACCACCACACCACCGCCTCCTAGAAGATGCACCAGTTTGGATTTATCTTACTGCAAACATCTGCCATACAACGTTACTTCGTATCCGAATATATTGGGACACCGTTCATTGGCCGACGTGGAGGAGGACGTGATCGCTTTCAG GGAACTAGTGGATGCGGAATGTTACCGATTAGCGTACGACTTTGTGTGCCAAGTATTGCAACCAAGCTGCGTATCGAACCAACCGGAAGACCTGCTACAGCTGCCATGTAGAAGTTTCTGCAGAGAATTCTGGAGCGGATGCGGCAGCCGACTTCCGGACAGAATTAAACGCCTACTGGATTGTTCGAATTTCCCGGAGTACGCGGACCAAGGTGGTTGCAGAGCAAAGCCAG GATGCGTGCAAGCACTTCAAGCGAAAGCATTGTCACCGAGAATTTGCGACGGCGTGATCGATTGCCCTGACCTTTCCGACGAGAAAAATTGCGCTTATTGTCGCGACGGTCATATGCATTGCGGTGTAGGTAGAACTTGCATTCCACGTAGCAAGAGATGCGATGGAAAAGCGGACTGCGCCAACGGCAGTGATGAAAAAGATTGTC TATCTCTAGCACCAAGTATTCGATCCGTGAAATCACAACCTTCGGATACACCGTTTGCCGCAAAGTATAACAGCGAAGGGTACGTGGTGTTCAACGAGAAGGGTACTATCGGAAAGCTTTGCACCGCAAATCTGAACGCGACACTGCCAGGAACGGAAATGGAAACCGTTCTCCAAACTGCCGCCAGCTCCCTGTGCAGCTTACTGACTTACAC AGGGGTAAAGTCCGTGGAAGTTCGAATCGACGACGAAGAGGATGTTCAATACGTACATATGGAGGATCCGTCGGCAACAGAGATTACGTTTGTTAGAGCTCCCTGTCCGAGCAAGGAAGTCATGTACGTCCGATGCTCTGAATTGG AGTGCGGTGTACAATCTCTACATGCAAAGAGCGGTAGCCGGGGACTTAATAAAATGGCCGAGCCAGGAGATTGGCCTTGGCACGTGGCTCTGTTCAAGGAAGATGTACACGTATGCGATGCTACGCTCGTGGCGGAAAATTGGTTGATTACAACGGCGTCCTGTTTTCAAGG TCAGCCAAAGGCAGAATGGTCCGCTAGAATGGGTACTGTACGCCTCTCGAGCACGTCGCCGTGGCAACAAGAACGTAGAATCGTGGGTATGATTAAATCGCCGGTAGAAGGGAGTACGACTGTCCTATTGAAACTCGATCGACCTGTTACCATGTTTTCGGATTTCGTAAGACCCGTATGTTTGCCTTCGAGTCAGGATCGACCAATGAATGCTACTCATTGCAACACCCTCGGATGGGCCAGAAATC GAGATTTACTACAAAGGGTACAGCTTAAGCACAGCGCGATGGAACAATGCGAAAACATCAGTATCGCGTCCGTGAATAGCGTCTGCACAGAACCGGCCTATTCTACTGACGATTGTAAC GAAGAAGAGGTCGCCGGCAGTCCTATGTTATGTCTTCAGCCGGATGATCGTAGATGGGCGCTAACAGGTGTCGGAAGTTGGCGAATAGCTTGCTCGAAAGCTGGTGTCGAAAGGCCACGATTATACGATAAAATTTCCTCGAATATCGCTTGGATAAAATCTACGATAGAATAG
- the LOC117154756 gene encoding pyridoxine/pyridoxamine 5'-phosphate oxidase: MLFSCMANIGPVNTLLRRVTACTQIGINRLGGIRNMESKKLSDLSDLAKIEEVVDHPVELFRIWRDEAHRYNATLVDICCLSTVSKDCKVSARNVVLREFDNDGFVIVTDSRSKKIDNIDNVPYAAMCFLWYHVNEQQQKITKQVRVEGTMKRLEKESFKHLYDREPLFCKIRSHICNQGRDVNWEELKQRHDEILDSVRRGENDLPMPDHFVGYKLFPTMMEFYFGGDCLIADRILYQKGASNDSWENHHIAA, translated from the exons ATGCTCTTCAGTTGCATGGCAAACATTGGTCCAGTGAACACGTTGTTGCGACGCGTAACAGCGTGTACACAGATTGGAATTAACCGGCTCGGTGGCATTAGAAATATG GAATCGAAGAAATTGTCGGATCTTTCGGACCTGGCAAAAATCGAGGAGGTGGTCGATCACCCGGTTGAGTTGTTCAGGATTTGGCGCGATGAGGCACACAGATACAATGCAACGCTGGTGGACATTTGCTGTTTGTCTACTGTTTCGAA AGACTGTAAGGTGTCTGCGAGGAATGTCGTTCTGCGAGAATTCGATAACGATGGTTTCGTAATCGTAACGGACAGTCGCAGCAAGAAAATCGACAATATA GACAATGTTCCATACGCTGCCATGTGTTTCCTTTGGTATCATGTAAACGAACAGCAGCAAAAAATCACGAAACAA GTGAGAGTGGAAGGTACCATGAAGAGATTAGAGAAAGAAAGTTTCAAGCATCTATACGACAGAGAGCCCTTGTTTTGCAAGATACGATCCCATATATGCAATCAAGGACGCGATGTCAATTGGGAAGAACTGAAGCAACGACACGATGAAATATTAGACTCGGTTCGTAGAGGGGAGAATGATTTACCGATGCCGGATCATTT CGTTGGATATAAACTCTTTCCGACGATGATGGAATTTTATTTCGGGGGGGATTGTCTTATAGCCGATCGTATTTTATATCAGAAAGGTGCATCGAACGATTCTTGGGAGAATCATCATATAGCTGcataa
- the LOC117154754 gene encoding atrial natriuretic peptide-converting enzyme isoform X2, with protein sequence MTVAMEHKRKSSWDSKISVSTVSTRRFSRAGTPSSILSSDSDIRFTRKLGGQYRCGCCVLAAFLLFLLFSGVSIYLGYTFLTSDPPGDQIFLATFRVIEGDSFVSELADPSTEAFRIRAREYRDRLNLIFRRSWLRISFLAVEILALDGSEGENLAVHFEIRFDPRYQTISTADVVEILRREIDPTTSKYLTNLTIDSQSLEVQESLTALNAQVAQQTTVSTPPPTTTPPPPRRCTSLDLSYCKHLPYNVTSYPNILGHRSLADVEEDVIAFRELVDAECYRLAYDFVCQVLQPSCVSNQPEDLLQLPCRSFCREFWSGCGSRLPDRIKRLLDCSNFPEYADQGGCRAKPGCVQALQAKALSPRICDGVIDCPDLSDEKNCAYCRDGHMHCGVGRTCIPRSKRCDGKADCANGSDEKDCLSLAPSIRSVKSQPSDTPFAAKYNSEGYVVFNEKGTIGKLCTANLNATLPGTEMETVLQTAASSLCSLLTYTGVKSVEVRIDDEEDVQYVHMEDPSATEITFVRAPCPSKEVMYVRCSELECGVQSLHAKSGSRGLNKMAEPGDWPWHVALFKEDVHVCDATLVAENWLITTASCFQGQPKAEWSARMGTVRLSSTSPWQQERRIVGMIKSPVEGSTTVLLKLDRPVTMFSDFVRPVCLPSSQDRPMNATHCNTLGWARNRDLLQRVQLKHSAMEQCENISIASVNSVCTEPAYSTDDCNEEEVAGSPMLCLQPDDRRWALTGVGSWRIACSKAGVERPRLYDKISSNIAWIKSTIE encoded by the exons ATGACCGTCGCGATGGAGCACAAGCGTAAGAGCTCGTGGGATTCGAAG ATATCGGTAAGCACGGTAAGCACGAGAAGATTCAGCCGTGCAGGAACGCCGAGTTCGATCCTGTCGTCGGACAGTGACATTCGATTTACGAGGAAACTCGGTGGACAGTATCGTTGCGGATGCTGCGTGTTAGCCGCATTCTTGCTTTTCCTCCTCTTCTCTGGAGTCTCCATATATCTTGGCT ACACGTTCCTAACATCGGATCCCCCGGGTGATCAGATTTTCTTGGCGACATTCCGAGTGATCGAAGGTGATTCCTTCGTTTCGGAATTGGCAGACCCCTCCACCGAAGCCTTTCGAATACGAGCACGGGAGTATCGCGACCGACTTAATCTTATCTTCCGCCGCAGCTGGCTGAGAATCTCTTTCCTCGCTGTGGAGATACTGGCGCTCGATGG ATCCGAAGGTGAGAATTTGGCCGTACATTTCGAGATTCGATTCGATCCACGATACCAGACAATCAGCACTGCCGATGTCGTGGAAATTCTTAGACGGGAGATCGATCCTACAACCtcgaaatatttaacaaatctAACGATCGACTCGCAGAGCCTCGAAGTTCAAGAGAGCTTGACAGCTCTAAACGCTCAAGTCGCTCAACAAACGACAGTTTCGACGCCACCACCGACCACCACACCACCGCCTCCTAGAAGATGCACCAGTTTGGATTTATCTTACTGCAAACATCTGCCATACAACGTTACTTCGTATCCGAATATATTGGGACACCGTTCATTGGCCGACGTGGAGGAGGACGTGATCGCTTTCAG GGAACTAGTGGATGCGGAATGTTACCGATTAGCGTACGACTTTGTGTGCCAAGTATTGCAACCAAGCTGCGTATCGAACCAACCGGAAGACCTGCTACAGCTGCCATGTAGAAGTTTCTGCAGAGAATTCTGGAGCGGATGCGGCAGCCGACTTCCGGACAGAATTAAACGCCTACTGGATTGTTCGAATTTCCCGGAGTACGCGGACCAAGGTGGTTGCAGAGCAAAGCCAG GATGCGTGCAAGCACTTCAAGCGAAAGCATTGTCACCGAGAATTTGCGACGGCGTGATCGATTGCCCTGACCTTTCCGACGAGAAAAATTGCGCTTATTGTCGCGACGGTCATATGCATTGCGGTGTAGGTAGAACTTGCATTCCACGTAGCAAGAGATGCGATGGAAAAGCGGACTGCGCCAACGGCAGTGATGAAAAAGATTGTC TATCTCTAGCACCAAGTATTCGATCCGTGAAATCACAACCTTCGGATACACCGTTTGCCGCAAAGTATAACAGCGAAGGGTACGTGGTGTTCAACGAGAAGGGTACTATCGGAAAGCTTTGCACCGCAAATCTGAACGCGACACTGCCAGGAACGGAAATGGAAACCGTTCTCCAAACTGCCGCCAGCTCCCTGTGCAGCTTACTGACTTACAC AGGGGTAAAGTCCGTGGAAGTTCGAATCGACGACGAAGAGGATGTTCAATACGTACATATGGAGGATCCGTCGGCAACAGAGATTACGTTTGTTAGAGCTCCCTGTCCGAGCAAGGAAGTCATGTACGTCCGATGCTCTGAATTGG AGTGCGGTGTACAATCTCTACATGCAAAGAGCGGTAGCCGGGGACTTAATAAAATGGCCGAGCCAGGAGATTGGCCTTGGCACGTGGCTCTGTTCAAGGAAGATGTACACGTATGCGATGCTACGCTCGTGGCGGAAAATTGGTTGATTACAACGGCGTCCTGTTTTCAAGG TCAGCCAAAGGCAGAATGGTCCGCTAGAATGGGTACTGTACGCCTCTCGAGCACGTCGCCGTGGCAACAAGAACGTAGAATCGTGGGTATGATTAAATCGCCGGTAGAAGGGAGTACGACTGTCCTATTGAAACTCGATCGACCTGTTACCATGTTTTCGGATTTCGTAAGACCCGTATGTTTGCCTTCGAGTCAGGATCGACCAATGAATGCTACTCATTGCAACACCCTCGGATGGGCCAGAAATC GAGATTTACTACAAAGGGTACAGCTTAAGCACAGCGCGATGGAACAATGCGAAAACATCAGTATCGCGTCCGTGAATAGCGTCTGCACAGAACCGGCCTATTCTACTGACGATTGTAAC GAAGAAGAGGTCGCCGGCAGTCCTATGTTATGTCTTCAGCCGGATGATCGTAGATGGGCGCTAACAGGTGTCGGAAGTTGGCGAATAGCTTGCTCGAAAGCTGGTGTCGAAAGGCCACGATTATACGATAAAATTTCCTCGAATATCGCTTGGATAAAATCTACGATAGAATAG